Proteins encoded by one window of Clostridium bornimense:
- a CDS encoding DeoR/GlpR family DNA-binding transcription regulator, which translates to MLTEERHEIILEKLKEQSTITVTELVTLLDASESTIRRDLNTLHKSGLLKKIHGGATIISNTKFKEETTVNIKKELNFNTKQKLAKYAASLINDEDIVYIDAGTTTELIIDYIDAKNVVFVTNGIVHAKKLIQNGFKTLILGGEVKLTTEAIIGIEAVNSLKKYNFTKGFFGTNGVTAESGYTTPDINEALVKTEAINRCNKSYVLCDESKFNENSFITFANIDDAIMIIPKCTNNFKNFTNVMEVE; encoded by the coding sequence ATGTTAACAGAAGAAAGACATGAAATTATTCTTGAGAAATTAAAAGAGCAATCTACCATTACAGTAACGGAGTTAGTCACTTTACTAGATGCTTCAGAATCAACTATTAGACGTGACTTAAATACTCTTCACAAATCAGGACTTTTAAAAAAAATACATGGTGGAGCAACTATAATTTCAAATACTAAATTTAAAGAAGAAACTACAGTTAATATAAAAAAAGAATTAAATTTTAATACAAAACAAAAACTAGCTAAGTACGCAGCATCTCTTATTAATGATGAAGATATAGTTTATATCGATGCTGGAACTACTACTGAACTAATTATTGATTACATAGATGCTAAAAATGTTGTATTCGTAACTAATGGTATAGTTCATGCAAAAAAATTAATACAGAATGGCTTCAAGACTCTTATATTAGGTGGAGAAGTAAAACTTACTACTGAAGCTATTATCGGCATAGAAGCTGTAAACAGTCTAAAAAAGTATAACTTTACTAAAGGCTTCTTTGGAACTAATGGTGTTACAGCTGAAAGCGGATATACTACACCGGATATAAATGAAGCTCTAGTGAAAACAGAAGCTATAAACAGGTGTAATAAAAGTTATGTACTTTGCGATGAGTCGAAATTTAATGAAAATAGTTTTATTACATTTGCAAATATAGATGATGCAATAATGATCATCCCTAAATGTACTAATAACTTTAAAAATTTTACTAATGTAATGGAGGTAGAATAA
- the pfkB gene encoding 1-phosphofructokinase, producing the protein MIKTITLNPSLDYIVDVDSFQEGMVNRTNHEEIFAGGKGINVSIVLKNLGIDNEALGYIAGFTGDEISKRVSKFGVHCDFVKLQEGMSRINVKLRSSKESEINGQGPKITPEDILHLNQKLDSLNDGDILVLAGSIPTSLPSDTYENIMSRLQGKGIKFIVDATKDLLLNVLKYKPFLIKPNHHELGEIFNTKLTSKEEIISHGKKLQKMGAENVLISMAGDGAILITSTGEIYFSEVPKGTLKNSVGAGDSMVAGFIAGFIKTNDFKEAFKMGVATGSASAFSEGLATKDKVYQLLEQLNDI; encoded by the coding sequence ATGATAAAAACAATTACCTTAAATCCTTCCCTAGATTATATTGTTGATGTAGATAGTTTTCAAGAAGGCATGGTTAATAGAACTAACCATGAAGAAATCTTTGCTGGTGGAAAAGGAATTAATGTATCTATAGTCTTAAAAAATCTTGGGATTGATAATGAAGCATTAGGATATATAGCAGGATTTACTGGTGATGAAATATCAAAACGTGTATCAAAATTTGGAGTTCATTGTGATTTTGTTAAATTACAAGAAGGTATGTCTAGAATTAATGTAAAACTTAGAAGTAGCAAAGAATCTGAAATCAATGGTCAAGGCCCTAAAATTACACCTGAAGATATATTACACCTTAACCAAAAGTTAGATTCACTGAATGATGGAGATATATTAGTACTGGCAGGTAGTATCCCTACTTCTCTTCCTTCTGACACATACGAAAATATTATGAGTAGACTACAAGGTAAGGGAATCAAATTTATAGTAGACGCTACAAAAGACTTACTTTTAAATGTTTTAAAATATAAACCGTTTTTAATAAAACCAAATCATCATGAACTAGGAGAAATTTTTAATACTAAACTTACTAGTAAAGAAGAAATAATATCTCATGGTAAAAAGCTTCAAAAAATGGGTGCTGAAAATGTTCTTATTTCTATGGCCGGTGATGGTGCCATATTAATTACAAGTACTGGAGAAATATATTTTAGTGAAGTTCCTAAAGGTACACTAAAAAATTCTGTCGGTGCTGGCGACTCTATGGTTGCTGGTTTTATAGCCGGTTTTATAAAAACTAATGATTTCAAAGAAGCTTTCAAAATGGGTGTTGCCACTGGAAGTGCTAGCGCATTTTCTGAAGGCTTAGCCACAAAAGATAAGGTGTATCAGTTGTTAGAACAACTTAATGATATATAA
- a CDS encoding metal-dependent transcriptional regulator, translated as MDDKNTFYTFNTYLNNNLITASMEDYIEMIYRLSLDQGYTRVSELSHSLNVTAPSTNNMVKKLCALKLIEYEKYSTIKLTTYGKHYGEYLYKRHNTIFKFLSILGVKDSILEETEKIEHVINEETLNCIKNFIDNSINSH; from the coding sequence TTGGACGATAAAAATACATTCTATACTTTTAACACATATCTCAACAATAATCTCATAACAGCATCTATGGAGGACTATATAGAAATGATTTATAGACTTTCATTAGATCAAGGCTACACACGAGTTAGCGAATTATCACATTCTCTTAATGTAACAGCTCCCTCTACTAATAATATGGTAAAAAAATTATGTGCTTTAAAATTAATTGAATATGAAAAATATAGTACTATAAAATTAACTACTTATGGAAAACATTATGGTGAATATCTATATAAAAGGCATAATACAATCTTCAAATTTTTATCTATTTTAGGCGTGAAAGATTCTATCTTAGAAGAAACCGAAAAAATTGAACATGTAATAAATGAAGAAACCTTAAACTGTATAAAAAACTTTATAGATAATTCTATAAATTCCCATTAA
- a CDS encoding FeoA family protein has product MEMLSEIGAGESAVVTSNEAGELLKERLLSLGLTKGAVIEVLRKGPKNNLTVYRIRGAMIALRKEESSLIKVSLAK; this is encoded by the coding sequence ATGGAGATGTTATCAGAAATAGGGGCAGGGGAATCAGCTGTAGTTACATCAAATGAAGCAGGAGAATTATTAAAAGAGCGGTTACTGTCTCTAGGATTAACTAAGGGAGCAGTTATAGAAGTACTACGGAAAGGGCCTAAAAATAATTTGACAGTTTATAGAATTCGTGGAGCCATGATTGCACTTAGGAAAGAAGAATCTTCGTTAATTAAGGTTTCTTTGGCTAAGTGA